The following proteins are co-located in the Chryseobacterium daecheongense genome:
- the radC gene encoding DNA repair protein RadC: MSIKFLAEDDRPREKFLRKGKDSLSDSELLAIVMGSGNKDESALELARKILSSVNNNWNELSLLSVKELMKFKGIGEVKALSIATSLEIGRRRARQEISDKPVISNSNDAYVIFKNHLSDLRTEEFWALFLNQSNKVTQISQLTQGGISQSIVDVRVLFKTALDNFSTGVIIAHNHPSGSLKPSREDLTITQKIKEAGRFLSIQLLDHLIITQNAYFSFSDEGLL, translated from the coding sequence ATGTCCATTAAATTTCTTGCTGAGGATGACAGGCCACGGGAAAAATTTTTACGAAAAGGTAAAGATTCACTTTCCGATTCTGAATTATTGGCCATTGTAATGGGAAGTGGAAATAAAGATGAATCTGCCCTGGAATTAGCCAGGAAGATTTTATCATCTGTTAATAATAACTGGAATGAACTCAGTTTGCTATCCGTTAAAGAGCTTATGAAGTTTAAAGGGATAGGTGAAGTAAAAGCACTTTCAATTGCTACCTCTCTTGAAATAGGACGCAGACGTGCCCGGCAGGAAATCTCAGACAAGCCGGTTATTTCGAATAGTAATGATGCTTATGTCATTTTTAAAAATCATTTATCGGATTTAAGGACTGAAGAATTCTGGGCACTGTTCCTTAACCAAAGTAACAAAGTTACCCAGATTTCACAGTTGACACAGGGGGGGATCAGTCAATCTATCGTTGATGTACGGGTTCTTTTCAAAACAGCGCTGGATAATTTTTCTACAGGTGTAATTATAGCACATAATCATCCTTCCGGAAGTTTAAAACCCAGTCGTGAAGATCTCACCATAACCCAAAAGATAAAGGAAGCGGGAAGGTTTTTAAGTATCCAGCTTTTGGATCATTTAATAATAACCCAGAATGCATATTTTAGTTTCTCAGACGAAGGATTATTATGA
- a CDS encoding 2-oxo acid dehydrogenase subunit E2 yields the protein MAEVITMPRLSDTMTEGKVAKWHKKVGDKVKEGDILAEIETDKAVQDFESEIEGTLLYVGVEEGGAAAVDSVLAIIGNEGEDISSLKGGSAPAAGGSEEKKSEEEVKTENKETSVEQASSEVPAGVEVITMPRLSDTMTEGKVAKWHKNVGDTVKEGDLLAEIETDKAVQDFESEFNGVLLKQGVEENGAAPVDSVLAIIGPAGTDVSGVGAAKSSGAVSEKPAEQKSEVKAEDKPAAQAVSSSSTDRIAISPLAKKIAQEKGVDIHGVQGSGENGRIVKKDIENYQPSQAKPAASAPTASPAAQVALNFVQGEDTETPNSQVRSIIAKRLAESKFSAPHYYLMVEINMDKAIEARKEINSLPDTKISFNDMIIKATAVALRKHPQVNSSWAGDKIIHRGNINIGVAVAIPDGLVVPVLKNTDQMNYNQISAAVKDMASRAKSKGLKANEMEGSTFSISNLGMFGIETFTSIINQPNSAILSVGAIIEKPIVKNGEIVVGNIMKLSLACDHRVVDGATGAQFLQTLKTYLESPLTLLL from the coding sequence AAAAAGTTGGAGATAAAGTAAAAGAAGGAGATATTTTAGCTGAAATTGAAACAGATAAAGCTGTTCAGGATTTCGAATCTGAGATAGAAGGAACCCTTTTGTACGTAGGTGTAGAAGAAGGCGGTGCTGCAGCTGTAGATTCTGTTCTTGCAATCATTGGTAATGAAGGTGAAGATATATCCTCACTAAAAGGAGGAAGCGCTCCGGCAGCGGGAGGATCTGAAGAGAAAAAATCCGAAGAAGAGGTTAAAACCGAAAATAAAGAAACGAGTGTAGAACAAGCTTCTTCTGAAGTTCCTGCAGGAGTGGAAGTGATTACAATGCCAAGACTTTCTGATACAATGACAGAAGGAAAGGTAGCGAAATGGCATAAAAACGTAGGAGATACCGTAAAAGAAGGAGATCTTCTTGCGGAGATCGAAACTGACAAGGCTGTTCAGGATTTTGAATCTGAATTCAACGGGGTATTATTAAAGCAAGGTGTTGAAGAAAACGGAGCAGCTCCGGTAGATTCGGTATTGGCAATTATAGGACCTGCGGGAACAGATGTTTCAGGAGTAGGTGCTGCAAAATCATCAGGTGCTGTTTCAGAAAAACCAGCTGAACAAAAATCCGAAGTGAAGGCAGAAGATAAACCAGCTGCTCAGGCGGTGAGTTCATCATCTACGGATAGAATTGCTATTTCTCCTTTGGCTAAAAAAATAGCTCAGGAAAAAGGGGTGGATATCCATGGTGTACAAGGTTCCGGAGAAAACGGAAGAATTGTAAAAAAAGATATAGAAAATTATCAGCCTTCTCAGGCTAAGCCCGCAGCATCTGCTCCGACGGCAAGTCCTGCAGCTCAGGTTGCTTTAAATTTTGTTCAGGGAGAAGATACGGAAACTCCAAACTCTCAGGTAAGAAGCATAATTGCAAAACGTCTTGCAGAAAGTAAGTTCTCTGCACCTCACTATTACCTGATGGTAGAGATCAATATGGATAAAGCAATTGAGGCAAGAAAAGAAATCAATTCCTTACCAGACACGAAGATCTCTTTCAATGATATGATCATTAAAGCAACAGCTGTTGCGTTAAGAAAACATCCGCAGGTAAATTCAAGCTGGGCAGGTGATAAGATCATTCACAGAGGAAACATCAATATCGGAGTAGCCGTTGCGATTCCTGATGGCTTGGTAGTTCCTGTTCTTAAAAATACAGACCAGATGAACTACAATCAGATTTCTGCGGCTGTGAAAGATATGGCTTCAAGAGCTAAATCTAAAGGCTTAAAAGCAAATGAAATGGAGGGTTCTACATTCTCTATCTCTAACCTTGGAATGTTCGGAATTGAAACATTTACAAGTATCATCAACCAACCCAACTCTGCAATCCTTTCTGTTGGAGCAATCATTGAAAAACCGATTGTTAAAAACGGAGAAATTGTAGTTGGAAACATTATGAAGCTATCTTTAGCATGTGACCACAGAGTAGTAGATGGTGCTACAGGAGCTCAATTCTTACAGACTTTAAAAACATATCTGGAAAGTCCTTTGACTTTGTTACTGTAA
- a CDS encoding murein L,D-transpeptidase catalytic domain family protein: MQKRMFFFLVLFIFVGFKSQINSNLPEAKIIEIKRFLAGKSYNQNLAIFINYKIHSGKYRYFVYDLKNNTILQQAIVSHGSGSVNKNTDVLSFSNTEGSYQSSLGKFEIKESYIGKFGKSYRLNGLDSSNNNAMGRAIVIHSYGCIPDKESQTPACLSLGCPMLSSGSFQQTARFIDSSKLPVILYAFY, encoded by the coding sequence ATGCAAAAAAGAATGTTCTTTTTTCTGGTATTATTTATTTTTGTGGGCTTTAAGTCACAGATCAACTCTAATTTGCCGGAAGCAAAGATCATCGAAATTAAAAGATTCTTAGCCGGGAAAAGTTATAATCAAAACCTCGCTATATTCATTAATTATAAAATCCACTCCGGTAAATATCGTTATTTTGTTTACGACCTGAAAAATAATACAATACTTCAGCAGGCTATTGTTTCTCATGGAAGTGGTTCCGTTAATAAAAACACGGACGTCCTTAGCTTTAGTAATACTGAAGGCTCTTATCAGTCTTCCTTGGGGAAATTTGAAATCAAAGAAAGTTATATAGGGAAGTTCGGGAAATCTTACCGGTTAAACGGTCTTGACTCAAGCAATAATAATGCAATGGGCAGAGCTATTGTTATTCATTCATACGGATGCATACCGGATAAAGAATCACAAACTCCTGCTTGTCTGAGCCTTGGCTGTCCGATGTTATCGTCTGGTTCTTTTCAACAAACCGCCCGCTTTATTGATTCATCTAAACTACCGGTAATATTGTATGCTTTTTATTAA
- a CDS encoding ABC transporter ATP-binding protein — MIIARNIHKSYGNLEVLKGVDIHIKTGEVISIVGESGAGKSTLLQILGTLDSPTNSKLYDTEITLAGESFINMTDKQLSKFRNQNIGFVFQFHQLLPEFTALENVLLPTKIAGANEKEALEKAYALFEDLRIEQRLHHKPNQLSGGEAQRVAVARALINSPKTIFADEPTGNLDSKNADDLHRLFFDLRDKYNQTFVIVTHNPNLAEITDRKLVMKDGMIIE; from the coding sequence ATGATTATAGCAAGAAATATCCATAAATCTTATGGAAATTTAGAAGTGTTAAAAGGGGTTGATATTCATATCAAAACCGGGGAAGTAATTTCTATTGTGGGAGAGTCCGGAGCCGGAAAATCTACTCTATTACAGATTTTGGGAACATTGGATTCGCCTACTAATTCAAAACTTTACGACACCGAAATTACATTGGCTGGCGAGTCATTTATCAATATGACAGATAAGCAACTTTCTAAATTCAGAAACCAGAATATTGGTTTTGTATTTCAGTTCCATCAGTTGCTTCCTGAATTCACAGCACTGGAAAATGTTTTGTTACCTACCAAAATTGCAGGAGCAAATGAAAAAGAAGCGCTGGAAAAAGCTTATGCACTGTTTGAAGATCTAAGAATTGAACAGAGATTGCATCATAAGCCGAACCAGTTATCTGGTGGAGAAGCACAAAGGGTAGCGGTAGCAAGGGCACTTATCAATTCTCCCAAAACTATTTTTGCTGATGAACCAACGGGGAATCTTGATTCAAAAAATGCGGATGATCTGCATCGTTTATTTTTTGATCTTAGGGATAAATACAATCAGACCTTTGTTATTGTAACCCATAATCCCAATCTCGCGGAGATTACAGACCGTAAGCTGGTGATGAAAGATGGAATGATTATAGAATAG